The stretch of DNA ATCAAGGATATgattcctccctctctctctctctctctctcatatgcaGGAGGCCAACTCACCTCAAAACAGAAAATACCAGACAGAATCCTATCAAAATGGCGTCAATTTTTTGCTTTCTCTCTAGATTTAAGAGTTATCAAAGAAAGATGTTCTTTTCTTTATCAAAAACAGATGTTAAGGAACTAAGTAACGTTATAGAAGTTTCATGAGGCATTTTTCAATGAATTAAATTAGACCATAACACCGACTTAAACTTTGTGTTCAAAataaaagcaacaaaaaaaaatgcagcgaagaaaaaaaatgaaaattaatCATAAAGAAAATGTGCTGTCCTAACCAGTTAAAGAGAGTGCAACTAGATGAAAATCATATTAATGAGTGTTATTGCAGAAAGAATACATCCTCCCAAGTGCGGAAAGCAACTGTCCAACATAAAGAGGATGAGGAAGCTATGGACATGCCACAAAAGTATCATTGGGATAATTGGAGCAGAGAACCAGAAGAGCATATGATATCTAGTCAGATTATTCTATGTTAAGTAACATGAAAGGAAATATTACAGATCACCTACAAACAAGTGAAAGAATTATTATATTGAGGAAATTAACACAAAAAGAAATGTGGAAGCATTCAAGAACATCAGTTCAACATACTCATAAATGAGAACCTTCATAAAGAAAATTGATAGGAAGTTTCTCATACCTCCTCAAAGCGCTCAGCTTCATTTGCAGATGCAGCTTCAGCAACCATGGCAGGTGGAGGAGGCCCAATAAGCATATCATTGTCAATTTCCAGGTGAGCTTCCCTGGAAATTTTTATAATGTATTAAAAGAACTTGAATTGACATGCACACTTTGCTCAATAAGCACTAGCTGTCCATTGTGCAAGATTGGCAATGAAATGAGAAACAGACTCACTAAAATACTACAACAAAAAACATTCTGACCAACTTGGGCACAAACATAACAGAAGTAACTTGTGTTCAAGTACCTTAGCAAACTCTCTGCCTCCATCagttcagcagcagcagccaatAATTCATGAGATGGCATTTCAGGTCCAATTAACCTGCCAAAGAGCGTTCACTACAATTTATCACACACAAGAAAAGTGAGCTAATTTTCCAAAAAAGGGACTAGTAAAATGCCTGTGACATGTACCCCCTACACTAATCCTAGATTATAAATTTATACATGCCATGTTGCATCCAGAAAGTAACATTTCTTTCATGTGCTCCTCGTCCATAATCATATCAAGTATCCATATTGGAATAATATGATGTAGGAACAATTGTAttgtgctgatatcttgccagCATACTAAAAGAGAGACAACGCGAAGCAGCATGGGAAATCCTTGTTTCCAAAATTCGCTTGCATGAAAATAGCCAAATGATACCATATAAAAGCAAGTAAAGGGATCTCCAACATTTATGTCAATCTAAGACATCTGTTTTATAAATCTAGAACAGTTTTCTAAAGAGGTTGGGCATAAAAATTCCAAAACAGTTTTATTGAAAATGCCGACACAACAATAAGTTGGAGTTCAGACTTAAATAAGCAACCAACTAGAACAATTAGTACTAGATCCAAACCCTTGATTTAACTATTCCCCAAGAATAGAACCCTTCACACCAAATCATCAATTGAATGAGAATAAATGGGTAGCTAGTACACCTAAACATATACAACTAATATAAACTAAGTGGAGCTAACTACAGAACAGTAAATATGCACACAAAACATGAGCAGGTACTCCGCCATCACTAGAAGTATGGAGCATGGGTATAGCTTAAAACCATTTAAATAATATCCaacttataaataataaaatgatggATATAGGATAAGTCTTATCTTAGAAAAAATAAACTCAACAACTTCCTCATCGGTTTCCTCAACCATGAAGTTGCCCAGTcttgagagagaagaaaagattaTACCAGCCATATTTTGCTTATTGCAGTTACCAAGGTTCACCTTATCGAGCATTCAAATCCATGTTAGTTAGGACATACCATGCCATCAAGATACTAGCATGAGACACTGTTGCATCCAGGTCCATGCTTATCAATGTGAGCATGCGACCAGCATAGGATCAAACCATGCTAGTGGCTTACCTGCATACATCAACTATATTCTGTTTATTGCAGTTACCAAGGTTCACCAAGCCGAGCACTCAAATGCATGTTAGTCAGGACATACTATGCCATCAAGCTACTAGCATGAGTCATTGTGATGCATCCAGGTACATACATGTCAATGTAAGCATTAGATCAATCATGTTAGTGACTTACCCATATACCTTAGCTCTATAACAGTTCTTTTAGTGTCTACAAGTATGTGAAAATTCGAAGTCTAGTACCCAACAACAACCAAACACCAAACTCCTAGGGAAACTAGAGTAAAGAAAGCAATTGACAGATATCATTTTCCAACAATAAAATGAGATTCCTAGACATAAAATAGCACTGACCTAAGATCATCCCTGCTACATGACATAAGATACTAGATTCTACCATACTTTAGAGAGCAACATTTATGATGATCAGTTGAAAGATCAATCTAGACTACAACAACAGAAATAGTAGCCAGTTCACAAATTCATGATTAGGAATCGTTAAATCAAATTAAACATTGAGTATAAATTCCAAATCCTAAGTGAGCTCTTATGAAATCAGAACTTGACCTAGAGAAAGCCAATTGCTGATCCAGCAGAAGGTGCAGCTTGGATCCAGATTGAATCAATATTGTTTACAAAATTGAGCCTAAAATGTAACACCAACTGTCATTATTAATCACGTTTTGTTGTATTATAAAATTAACATGATTATAGAGTAGGAAAACATGATCCACTAAATTAATTATCTGGTTGTCTTAAACAATCCATTTTAGGTCACTATTTAAAAGGATTGTTTCCCCTTCTAAGTGTCCATTACAAACCTACATAGAAAAAGTGAGTGATTACTTGTGGGTGTAAATTCAACCAACACAATTAGAAAGGATAAAGTAAAGACAACATTCTGAGTGGCTACATAACAGGAATGATAGCACAGCTGCAAAACAAAGATGGTAACCGAAAAATTCAAGCAATGAAACAAAGTTCTCCATCTCAAGATGGACAACCTTCAAACGATAGAAGCCCATATCACCTTCTTCTTCCAGGAGTAGGTAATTCATGGTTTTCTTGTGCTTCATCCAATTTTGCATCATTACTATCAGCTTTATCCTTCTTATGAATATGATCTGATAGTGAAGGTTGTTGACTATCACATGCTTCAGACATAGAACAGAGATTGTCTCTACTTTTCAAATGTGACAATAATGTCATACCGACAATGTCTAAAGTAGGAATACCCTTTGGAGGTAATAAATAAACTCCATTATTTCTTTTGAGCCTTAGAGACTGGAAAAGCTTCTTCAGTATTCTCACAAGTGACCTATCAGAAATTCCCCCAACATCAACACCCTGTCCACTGTCAACCATTTGAAGAAGCTGCCACAATGGGGTACAGAAATATTAGAAAAGCAGTTGAGAAAagagaaacacacacacacacacatgtatatatatatatatataatgcgaaAAAGAAATTAGGATTCAAGATGTAAATCAATAAATGTTAGACATGATATCCAATTGAAGTAAGATAATTTCTAATTTTTGAAGCTTCATtttccttcaaaattggagtccaTGTTACAATAAGCAAGAATTCCATTCAAATGCAAGTTTTAAGCAGCATAAATATATACAGGTGCATGCCTAAGAAACGACCAAGAGATTATACTAGTCACTGTTTGAAGATAGCAGTAATACCACTTATAAAGCCTATGCCTGCCACAATGACCTCACGCTGATGATAAACGATGAATGAGTATTGAGACTTGAACCATCTTTCACTGACTAAGGTCTACAGTTCCAAACATTAcaaaaagtaataaaaaaatcCTGATAATAAGGCCACTCTTTAAAAAGCCCAAATTATTCAACCACATGTATGAAAGAGATGTCCCTAGCAGCCATCAGATTGGTTACAATAAGTGAGAAGTTAAGTATCATAATATTCGGTATCCATTGACTCCATTGGATATCTCTAATGTTTAGAGAAGTGACAGTATTTAGCCTGGACCAGTGTCTCCAGTGACATCAGACTGACATTAGTCTAACTGAATAAGGCTTAACTTGGCCAGAAAAGAAGTTCTTGAAGGAAAGTTAGTTTGGATCCTTATAGTTAGGTTCATGAGGATCAAAATTCCGTGGTTTCCTTTGGTTTACAGTCAGTTTCGCAAGCTCAACAAGGGAGCGGCAGCAACATTTGAGGTCTCAACAGTAATTTTGACAATTCTAGAATTTTCTTTACGGTTCTTTTTAGAGAGAGAGCAGATGGAACAAATCCCTAAACAGAGAAAACTGTACGAGCATAAACCTAATTTGTGTCAAGACGATGAATAGAGAACCTGTTTCAGATCATCAGCGGCGTTGGGGAACTTCCGTAGGAAAAGGCGAACAATCGATTCAGGTTTGAGCGACCGAGGCTCAGGATCATCACCAGAAGAGGATGAAGAGCGAGAATAATCAGAATCATCGTCTTCATCATCGTCATATTCCCTCCCACTCAGCCGCCGCCTCCGCTCCGACTTCCTCTTGTGCCTCCTCCTTTCCCGTCGCTCCTCCTCGTTCTCTCGCGTCCGTGAATCGGCCTTGCTGCTGCGAGAGTGCCTGCTACTCTTGCGCCTGCGGCTCTCCTTGTGACGGCTGGATCTACTCCTTTCCTTCTTGATCTTCCTTTTCCTCCTATCGGAGCTCTCGCCATGAGAGGAAGACGACGACGAAGGCGATGAGGAAGACGAGGAATCGGGGCTTCGATGGCGTTCGGAAGTGAGACGATCCCGCCCCATACCCAAAAGTGAGTTCCTGCCTGGAAGCGGGTCGACCCCTTAAATTCTATATTAGGGATCGCAGCAGCTCGGGTCGGGTTTGCTCTCAATTAACTTGATCCGTTTAAATCCGTATTGCTTCGAGATTCGTCATCTTTGATCAACatcaaaatttttatttcttcaatatttattttcttctgGTCGATTTCCCgaaaaactcttttttttttttccttctttcctaCTCCAATCTATCTTAAACTCAATCTAAGATTTGATACTTTGATATGACTTAAGTGTGTCTGACAGAtgtagatataaaaatatatttatttttccaCGTGAAAACATCTCCAACCTAATTATCGGGTTTTTTTAATCGATTTAAGCGGATTAGTTAAACCGATACCCGATAAAATCCGATCTCAACAATACTCTTGCGCGAATCTTGATGCACTAACCCAAGGTCTTCCCACCCACCGCCGTAAGTCGCTCATATCTATTCTTGCGCGGATCTCAACAGTTAGTTCCTTGCACGAATCTTGACGCATTGATTGTAGGCATCTCAACAAGGTCCTGGGCACGAATCGTGAAGCACCGGTCACCTCCCTCGACCCCGCGCGCGAAGAGTAATTGCCTTTCATATCCCCGTCTCCGTTCGAGAACACGAAGAAACCTTCTCTTAAACCCTTTCCATGCATAACCGTGTCTCGTTCATGAATCTGCCTCGCAAACGACGCGTTGCAATTTCGCCTCCTTTAAATCCCTCTCTTCGACCGCCCACCGAAACCCCGATTCCTCAACGTTCCATCGAGACCTGACGTCGTCGGCTGGTTCTTGTGGTTTGAGAGTTGAGACAGGGTTGAGATcttggaaagagaaaagaaatccgATCTTTCGGTTGATTTCTTCCGGTTTTCGTTTCGTTTCCCTTCGTTGGTAGGGATGGAAGGGTCTGGGGACGACACCGACGCCCTATGCCGTAAACGGAAGTGGGTGGAATCGCCTGCAGACGATCCGTGAGTTCTTGCTTCCCCCTCACTCGTTGTTCGCCCTCTTGATTAGGTTTTGATTGTGCATTGGGAATTTGAGGTTCTGATTCGAAATTGTATTTCCTTTTGGGAAACCACAGTGCGGCTATGGCAAGCGGCAGTGATGGAGATCAGAAAATACGATTCCAAGATGCTGTGTGGTTCTTGGAGGTTTTGAAGGAGAACCTTGATGATGACAAGTATCAAGAATTCCTGAAGACCATAAAGGATATGGGCTCTCAAAGGTTTAGCTTTGTGGGCTATTTCTTCTCTATAAAATTACCACTTAAATGACCAGTTTATTGTTGATCTTCAATATTCCATTTTGGTGTTGATTGCAGAATCGATCCAGCTGAGTGTTTCAAAAGGGTGAAAGCGTTGCTTCAAGGGCATCCCGACTTGATCCTCGGGTTTGACAACTTCATGCCAAAGTGCTGGCGCCGGATGGAGCCTTCGACATTTGAAAAGAAGCCAAACTATAACGATGCCTTAGCTTTTGTTTACAAACTGCGAGTAATTCATTATCCTTCTTTTCTGAAAAGTGCTCAACTACCTATTTTTGCATCAGTTGTTTCTGCAGTCtcaattttttttccttcctGCAGAATCGCTTCTCGAATAATGACGAGAGGTATAGGTATTTTTTGTATACCCTGAGCATGATTTGGACTGAGCACAAGTCCATCGATGAAGTATTCGAAGAGGTTTTTCGCTTTTGCCATATACCATTTATGTTACAATTTCAAATTTTGTTTCTGGAGATCTCTCAAATCATTTAGTTCTTCAGGTAATGGTGCTATTTCAGGATGACAATGACTTGCTTGAAGAGTTCTGTCGTTTCATACCTTTTGGTTCAGAAAGATTACCTTCTCATCATGTGTCATCTGTTGGACCTTTGAGGCACCACGATGAAGGGAAACCAACATATACGAATGATGCTCAAGGTGAAGAGGTACTGGAGTTTTGTTAACTTTTTCTCAGTATTCTGGATGTGTGGGTCATAAATGAGTCTGATTACATGTAGACGTAGATTATAAGTGAACAACAATCTTCTTTATTGCATATGGTCACTAATGGTATATTTCTGCATAGGAAAAGACTTTAGGAAGTAGGAACTGCTTGGTAGTGATACCCTGTTGTATTCAATTTAACATACTCTGACATGACACATTGTGTCTTCTAGTTGCTTCAGAAGAAACAAATATGCAATTCACATGCTGAAGGTGAATTGAACAATGAATTGCATGACCTAGAGCACAACAAGAGAAGAAAACACCTTCAGAGAAGTCACAAGGATCGGAGAGAGTATGAGTCAGCCAAAATGGACATGGAGCATGAAAAGGATTTGAACAATATGCTGCTGCAGAGAGGTGACGAAAGTACTTGAAACTTTCTAATTCATTGTAATAAAAGCTTTTTCCTAAGAATCATAGGAACATTGTGCATAGTAACTTGGTAATTAATTAGTGATTCATGCATCACAGGACTTTCTATGTGCATTCTCATTGAACATAGATGCTAAAATGTCCACAGACATGTCAATTGTTTTTAGTTTCAATTGTTAATTCATCTTCGTTCCTGCTCAAACCTTTTACTGAAAGTAAAAACTGTGAGTCTTTTGTAACTGGCCTTTGCACATATATGATGTTTATGATTTTTCATTCTAACTTTAAACAAGATGTTGTTAATTCTTTCTTAAGATATGCTGTTATGATGAGATTCTGAGGGACTGTAGTTATAGTAGTATTGCCTTTACAAACCAAACAATTGCAGGCCTGCTTGCAGTTGCCACATCATACCTGCTTCAAATACCAACACCTTCTCCACATCATTTCAACAACATAAAGGTCTTGTTAAACATACTCTACATTTGATTGTGTGCCCTCTCTCTTAGATTTGTTAAATGTCCTATTAGAAAAAAGCAGAAAAGTGGTCAGGTTTACCTTTTCTTTTTAACTTGCTGTATGATAACTGAGGCATTTCTCATGTATGATCTAGAAAAATCCCACCTCTCATTTTCTATAAGCTGGTAACTAGATTTTGGCACCAAGTTACCTTTTATCTTTCATAGTTGTTGTTTCATCATGCCGACAAACCTCCTTGCGCTATTTAGTTATAGTATTTTATCATAAATTACTGCATCAATATTGCAATCATGTTATTTTTCCTGCTGTGTGGCCCCTTTCTTATGAGGAAGATTTCCATGTGGTAAAAATGATAAAAGGGACAAAATAGGAGTATGCACAAATATACCATGTACTAGTGTTGTCAGGGATGTCACATTACAACATTGTAGGAACTTGCATATTATGGACAACATTTATAGTAACTTGCATATTATCGATGTTATACAAAACATTGTATTTTTATCCACAttacaacaataataacaaaaacAAGCCATAGTGCCTGGGGTCTATTACATCTCTTACTCTCTTACACAACTAATCCTAATCGGCTTCACTGACTAGTTGGAGCATCTACTGATCTCCTTTTGATAtttcaatattattttaaatacttTTCCTCATTTTATTTTCCATCAGAGCATCACCTGATTGTTCAAGGttgtatatttttcttattttgttttttCTAGTAAGCTGCACATCCACATTAATATCCTCATCCAGAAAACGGTGAACCCTGTGCACTCAGCAACATTAActtgttgtgtgtgtgtttttttcctaaccatccaatattcctctcacatttatttaaaattaatttttaatttgacCCAACGGTATTCAGATTTTTTCTTATCTCCATTTTGACTTGATCACAAGCTTACCAATATTATTGTCTGATTGCTAATCAAAATCAACATGGGTTAGTCTTGCTTCAAGATGACTCAGCAAATCCAGTGGAGTTCGATACCCATTTAAGGTCATTATTCCTTCTCGTGGTGGTGACCAGTAGGATTCCCATGACCACCAATAACCCACTAGAAAcaattaattttttcttcatttttatcttgaacatatataaataaatgtatAATATCTTTCTCTGATATTATTCTTTGAGAAATAGATCTATTAAAAGGACAGGTTGTGAATCTGAAGAAACCTTAATGTAAATTATGTCCAGTTCATGGATTTATAAACTATTTAGTGCAAAGTTATTATATCAAATAAAGACTTGATTGTAAGTTTGTAACTGTGAAAGATATGTTTTTTATTAGAGAAGAACAAGAAATATATTTaaacaagaaattatcatcaaaattgatGAAATATACTCTTACCTTGTGTTTGATAAACCCATGTCCAAATATATGTTATCGTTCAACTTGGTGTGACATCGAAATCAAGGccatgttgcagaaagaagaggaTGGGAAGGCAGGAGGAAAACAGTGTAGGTGTTACTTAGGAAGATATACGCCATCACTCATTCACAAGTATATATATCCCATCCAACATCCACAGTATATGGCGAAGGTTTGAATAAACTTGTAATGCAAGTTAATGGGATTGTGACTTTATATTTTAAGTGGACACAgatgtaaaataatataaattggaGGCATCATTTGACATGTATGTGTGCATGTGGATGTATGCAATCAGCCATTGACAAGTATATACATCTCATCCAACATCCACAATCTATAGTGAAGGTTTGAATAAACTTGTGATGCAAGTCAATGGCATGTGATTCTATAGTCTATACAATAAACACACAGTACTCCATTTCATCTTGTATAACAACATTGATCATATCCAACATCAGGCAGAGATAAACGATTTTTGTTAGATGATATAACCATATTactattccaatggatatctaggGCTCCATATTTTCTCTATTTATATTCCCCTTGGTTCGAGGCCAATATCCATGTTATTTTATGCAGATGCTAAAAATACATTTTTCGTTCTTATTCAAGGCACTTATATTCTAATATTATCACATACTAAAAAGGGAGATATGCATACCATGATATGCAAAATTCAAATGTTGGACCAAATGTTTAAATGGTAAAACAAGCCTCATTAATAAATTGGAACAAATTTCTCACTTCAATGTTTGGTTGAGCTAACTCCTTATAGACAAACTTACTGTTAATGGACCAGATACAATGCGCTCAATGTCTACACAGTTAGGATGCTTTTCATGCAGGAAAATAACATTCACAAAGTAACACTATGATTTGAGCAATCTTCTAGAAGATGTCTTGCATGTAGTGGGCCTTTCAGACCCTGTCAATGTGTATTAGGT from Musa acuminata AAA Group cultivar baxijiao chromosome BXJ2-11, Cavendish_Baxijiao_AAA, whole genome shotgun sequence encodes:
- the LOC135628019 gene encoding uncharacterized protein LOC135628019 isoform X2 → MGRDRLTSERHRSPDSSSSSSPSSSSSSHGESSDRRKRKIKKERSRSSRHKESRRRKSSRHSRSSKADSRTRENEEERRERRRHKRKSERRRRLSGREYDDDEDDDSDYSRSSSSSGDDPEPRSLKPESIVRLFLRKFPNAADDLKQLLQMVDSGQGVDVGGISDRSLVRILKKLFQSLRLKRNNGVYLLPPKGIPTLDIVDHIHKKDKADSNDAKLDEAQENHELPTPGRRRLIGPEMPSHELLAAAAELMEAESLLREAHLEIDNDMLIGPPPPAMVAEAASANEAERFEEVARIVGADVDKPYDILGVNWKMSSDNIKKRYWKLSLMVHPDKCSHPQAHQAFVLLNQAFNDLQDPDKRKNIDEKIKLKEEEEKMKVELQALREAAQWRKLQGISIDGDDELLAMPKEAPKRDEWMTTLPPERKPGMSMQSTSFSRTTKEGRGDTSIWTDSPLDKAQQAKQNYLEAYNKAKALGDVEDERKRMSRDAELVDKYNASKRSVSLVQKHREESSRPRKKVKQPEKEEWEGMHPWKPWDREKDLTAGRKKVNFDSENMAQGLASRFSSGNIQRNFL
- the LOC135628019 gene encoding uncharacterized protein LOC135628019 isoform X1, translated to MGRDRLTSERHRSPDSSSSSSPSSSSSSHGESSDRRKRKIKKERSRSSRHKESRRRKSSRHSRSSKADSRTRENEEERRERRRHKRKSERRRRLSGREYDDDEDDDSDYSRSSSSSGDDPEPRSLKPESIVRLFLRKFPNAADDLKQLLQMVDSGQGVDVGGISDRSLVRILKKLFQSLRLKRNNGVYLLPPKGIPTLDIVGMTLLSHLKSRDNLCSMSEACDSQQPSLSDHIHKKDKADSNDAKLDEAQENHELPTPGRRRLIGPEMPSHELLAAAAELMEAESLLREAHLEIDNDMLIGPPPPAMVAEAASANEAERFEEVARIVGADVDKPYDILGVNWKMSSDNIKKRYWKLSLMVHPDKCSHPQAHQAFVLLNQAFNDLQDPDKRKNIDEKIKLKEEEEKMKVELQALREAAQWRKLQGISIDGDDELLAMPKEAPKRDEWMTTLPPERKPGMSMQSTSFSRTTKEGRGDTSIWTDSPLDKAQQAKQNYLEAYNKAKALGDVEDERKRMSRDAELVDKYNASKRSVSLVQKHREESSRPRKKVKQPEKEEWEGMHPWKPWDREKDLTAGRKKVNFDSENMAQGLASRFSSGNIQRNFL